One genomic window of Candidatus Pseudobacter hemicellulosilyticus includes the following:
- the recG gene encoding ATP-dependent DNA helicase RecG, translating to MSGPSNILANPIEYLKGVGPQRADLLKKELSIFSFRDLLELFPFRHIDKTKVNLIRDISPHTEFIQVAGRITSMGIVGEKRARRLVAEIRDATGVMELVWFQGISFVEKMVQVGQPYLVFGKVSFFQGQPQISHPEIENLPDPTAERKNFLEPVYPSTEKLKARGLGGRQIGKLTHTLFGMLHERDFPENLPEPIIRQLNLVPRFHALAHIHFPPSPEAWQRAVDRLKFEELFIAQLRLGLIRMQRHRYSRGVVFGQVGELFNTFYNDYLPFELTGAQKRVIREIRKDTGTGHQMNRLLQGDVGSGKTIVALLIMLLAADNGYQSCMMAPTEILAQQHFKGLQKLLKDLPIKIRLLTGSTKKAERKQIHEQLLDGSLQLLVGTHAVVEDAVQFRNLGLAIVDEQHRFGVAQRAKLWKKAPIPPHMLVMTATPIPRTLAMTAYGDLDYSIMDELPPNRKPIQTVHRYESARAQVMDFIRSEIDKGRQAYIIFPLIEESEKLDYENLMRGYENVKAFFPEPKFWISMVHGRQSIDIKDTNMQRFKDADTQIMVATTVIEVGVDVPNASVMVIENAEKFGLSQLHQLRGRVGRGAEKSFCILLTSHKLNNDARERLNTMVATTDGFKVAEKDLELRGPGDIEGTRQSGMLNFKLASLVNDRQWLETARDLAENLLTTDPELGSAENQQLKNYLQSLHGKTAWSKIS from the coding sequence ATTTCCGGGCCGTCAAACATATTAGCCAATCCCATCGAGTACCTGAAAGGAGTGGGTCCCCAGCGCGCCGATCTGCTGAAGAAAGAGCTTAGCATCTTCAGCTTCCGCGACCTGCTGGAATTATTCCCATTCAGGCATATTGATAAGACCAAGGTCAACCTCATCCGGGATATCAGCCCCCATACCGAATTCATACAGGTAGCGGGTCGGATCACCAGTATGGGTATTGTGGGCGAGAAAAGGGCCCGCCGCCTGGTGGCCGAGATCCGGGATGCTACCGGCGTTATGGAGCTGGTCTGGTTCCAGGGTATTTCCTTCGTGGAAAAGATGGTGCAGGTGGGGCAGCCCTACCTGGTATTTGGCAAGGTCAGCTTTTTCCAGGGCCAGCCCCAGATCAGCCATCCTGAAATAGAGAACCTGCCCGATCCCACAGCAGAGCGCAAAAATTTCCTGGAACCTGTTTACCCCAGTACCGAAAAGCTCAAGGCAAGGGGACTGGGCGGCCGGCAGATCGGCAAGCTCACCCATACCCTCTTTGGCATGCTGCACGAGCGGGATTTCCCGGAAAACCTGCCCGAACCCATTATCAGACAACTGAACCTGGTGCCCCGCTTCCATGCCCTGGCGCATATCCATTTCCCGCCCAGCCCGGAAGCCTGGCAACGCGCGGTAGACCGCCTCAAATTTGAAGAGCTGTTCATTGCCCAGCTGCGGCTGGGACTGATCCGGATGCAGCGCCATCGCTATTCCCGAGGAGTGGTCTTTGGCCAGGTAGGTGAGCTGTTCAATACTTTTTACAATGACTACCTGCCCTTTGAGCTGACCGGCGCCCAGAAAAGAGTGATCCGGGAGATCCGGAAGGACACCGGCACCGGCCACCAGATGAACCGCCTGCTCCAGGGTGACGTAGGCAGCGGGAAAACCATTGTAGCCCTGCTCATCATGCTGCTGGCGGCTGACAATGGTTACCAGAGCTGTATGATGGCCCCCACCGAGATCCTGGCCCAGCAACATTTCAAGGGCCTGCAGAAATTGCTTAAAGACCTGCCCATCAAGATCCGCCTGCTCACCGGCTCCACTAAAAAAGCGGAGCGCAAACAGATCCATGAGCAGTTGCTGGACGGCAGCCTCCAGCTGCTGGTAGGCACCCATGCGGTAGTGGAAGACGCGGTGCAGTTCCGGAACCTGGGACTGGCCATTGTGGATGAGCAGCACCGCTTTGGCGTGGCCCAGCGGGCCAAACTCTGGAAAAAAGCGCCCATCCCCCCTCATATGCTGGTGATGACCGCCACCCCCATCCCCCGCACCCTGGCCATGACGGCCTATGGCGACCTTGATTACAGTATTATGGACGAGCTGCCACCCAACCGAAAGCCCATTCAGACCGTACATCGGTATGAATCGGCCCGTGCCCAGGTAATGGATTTTATCCGCTCCGAAATTGACAAAGGCAGACAGGCCTATATCATATTCCCCCTGATCGAAGAATCTGAAAAATTAGACTATGAGAACCTGATGCGGGGTTATGAGAACGTCAAGGCCTTTTTCCCGGAGCCCAAATTCTGGATCAGCATGGTCCATGGTCGCCAGTCCATAGATATCAAGGACACCAACATGCAACGTTTTAAGGACGCAGACACTCAGATAATGGTGGCCACCACCGTGATAGAAGTGGGCGTGGACGTCCCCAACGCCAGTGTGATGGTAATAGAAAATGCGGAAAAATTCGGACTTTCACAGCTGCACCAGCTGAGAGGCCGGGTAGGCAGGGGAGCCGAGAAGAGTTTTTGCATATTATTAACAAGCCACAAGCTGAACAATGATGCGCGCGAAAGGTTAAACACGATGGTGGCAACCACTGATGGCTTTAAAGTGGCGGAAAAAGACCTGGAGCTGAGAGGCCCCGGTGATATAGAAGGCACCCGGCAAAGCGGCATGCTGAATTTCAAGTTGGCCAGCCTGGTCAACGACCGGCAATGGCTGGAAACTGCCAGGGACCTGGCCGAAAACTTACTGACCACTGACCCCGAGCTGGGATCGGCCGAAAACCAACAACTAAAGAACTACCTGCAATCCCTGCATGGGAAAACTGCCTGGAGCAAGATCTCGTAA
- a CDS encoding decaprenyl-phosphate phosphoribosyltransferase yields the protein MRYYIKLLRPKDWAKNLFLFVPTFFAGKLFDLHRIELLAGGFFAFSFLASSIYIINDYRDIEDDRKHPQKCKRPLAAGKVSKPAALVIAIVLFLAGITLSYLLDDSGKFLFITGLYYVLNMGYSFGLKNVSIVDIIIVAIGFNLRVKGGSVLGGIEITEWLTIMTFLLALFMAIAKRRDDVVLKLATGAEMRKSMKGYSLEFLNTLLGLFCAILIVSYINYTVGGSLYKQYGHRLYYTSLFVIAGIMRYLQITFIHNKAGSPTEILYKDRFIQCTLLLWIASFYFILYMKDVIIFGE from the coding sequence ATGCGGTATTACATAAAATTGTTGCGTCCAAAGGACTGGGCTAAAAACCTGTTTCTTTTTGTCCCCACTTTTTTTGCCGGCAAGCTTTTCGATCTGCACCGGATCGAGCTGCTCGCAGGCGGGTTTTTCGCATTCAGCTTCCTGGCCAGCAGCATCTATATCATCAATGATTACCGTGATATTGAGGACGACCGCAAGCATCCTCAGAAATGCAAACGTCCCCTGGCCGCGGGCAAAGTCTCCAAACCGGCCGCCCTGGTCATTGCCATAGTCCTGTTCCTGGCCGGGATTACCCTGAGCTACCTCCTGGACGATTCCGGTAAGTTCCTGTTTATCACAGGATTGTATTATGTGCTCAATATGGGCTATTCCTTCGGTCTAAAGAACGTTTCCATTGTGGATATCATTATAGTGGCCATCGGATTTAATCTGCGCGTAAAGGGCGGTTCCGTCCTGGGTGGCATTGAGATCACCGAATGGCTCACCATTATGACCTTCCTGCTGGCCCTGTTCATGGCCATAGCCAAAAGGCGGGACGATGTGGTCCTCAAACTGGCCACCGGCGCGGAAATGCGCAAGTCCATGAAAGGGTATAGCCTGGAATTCCTCAATACCCTGCTGGGCCTGTTCTGCGCCATCCTGATAGTTTCCTATATCAACTATACGGTAGGGGGCTCCCTGTACAAACAGTACGGCCACCGCCTTTACTATACCTCCCTTTTCGTGATTGCAGGAATTATGCGATATTTGCAGATAACCTTCATTCACAACAAGGCGGGTTCGCCCACCGAGATCCTTTACAAAGACCGCTTCATTCAGTGCACACTCCTCCTATGGATAGCCAGCTTTTATTTCATTTTGTACATGAAAGATGTGATCATTTTCGGAGAATAA
- a CDS encoding FAD-binding oxidoreductase, which yields MKKVIANWGNYPAMESEEKLFSLDDQLQEAVQSSKHFIPRGNGRCYGDASLAEETLSTLKYDKILFFDTASGVFECQSGLTLDKILEVIVPQGWFLPVTPGTKFITVGGAIGSDVHGKNHHVDGTFSQHVLEMDLILADGSQLTCSPQQHTDLFQATAGGMGLTGIITRVRFQLKKIETSSIRQQQIKAANLDELLRLFEEYQQYTYSMAWIDCLKKGNDFGRGILIVGEHATVAELPASKQKDPLALPAKKKIAFPFNMPSWVLNTFTVKAFNFLYYAKNTRRVISNVIPYEPFFYPLDAILNWNRGYGKKGFVQYQFVLPLHAKQGLIEILNRISDAGLGSFLAVLKVFGKQESLIAFPEEGYTLALDFPIRKGLFEFLDQLDQVVLKYGGRLYMSKDARMKPEILEAGYPRLEEFKQIVKKYNPDGKIRSVQSDRLLLTT from the coding sequence ATGAAGAAAGTAATCGCCAACTGGGGCAACTATCCCGCTATGGAAAGCGAGGAGAAGCTCTTCAGTCTTGACGACCAGCTGCAGGAAGCGGTACAGTCAAGTAAACATTTTATCCCCCGCGGCAACGGCCGCTGCTACGGGGACGCCTCCCTGGCAGAAGAAACCCTCAGCACCCTTAAGTACGACAAGATCCTTTTCTTTGATACCGCCTCCGGCGTCTTTGAATGCCAGAGCGGACTGACGCTGGACAAGATCCTGGAGGTCATTGTACCCCAGGGCTGGTTCCTGCCCGTTACTCCCGGCACCAAATTCATCACCGTGGGCGGCGCTATTGGCAGTGATGTACATGGGAAGAACCATCACGTAGACGGAACCTTTTCCCAGCATGTACTGGAAATGGACCTGATCCTGGCCGATGGCAGCCAACTCACCTGCTCGCCCCAGCAGCATACAGACCTGTTCCAGGCTACTGCTGGCGGTATGGGCTTGACCGGAATCATTACCCGCGTCCGTTTCCAGCTGAAAAAAATTGAGACCTCCAGCATCCGGCAGCAACAGATCAAGGCCGCCAACCTGGATGAACTGCTCCGCCTTTTTGAGGAATACCAGCAGTATACTTATTCCATGGCCTGGATCGACTGCCTCAAAAAAGGCAATGATTTTGGCCGCGGTATCCTGATCGTAGGGGAACATGCCACCGTAGCAGAACTGCCCGCTTCCAAACAAAAGGACCCGCTGGCCCTGCCTGCCAAGAAGAAGATCGCTTTCCCCTTCAATATGCCCTCCTGGGTCCTGAATACCTTTACAGTAAAAGCGTTCAACTTTTTATATTACGCCAAGAACACCAGAAGGGTTATCAGCAATGTGATCCCTTATGAACCCTTCTTTTACCCGCTGGACGCTATCCTTAACTGGAACCGGGGTTATGGGAAGAAAGGATTTGTGCAGTACCAGTTTGTGCTGCCCCTGCATGCCAAACAGGGACTGATCGAGATCCTGAACCGTATCAGCGATGCCGGCCTGGGCTCTTTCCTGGCGGTGCTCAAGGTCTTTGGCAAACAGGAAAGCCTGATCGCTTTCCCCGAAGAAGGGTATACGCTGGCGCTGGACTTCCCTATCCGCAAAGGGCTGTTTGAATTCCTGGACCAGCTGGACCAGGTAGTGCTGAAATATGGCGGCCGCCTCTATATGAGCAAGGATGCGCGGATGAAACCGGAGATCCTGGAAGCCGGTTACCCGCGACTGGAAGAATTCAAGCAGATCGTAAAAAAATATAACCCGGACGGGAAGATCCGTTCTGTCCAGTCCGATCGTTTATTGCTGACCACTTAA
- a CDS encoding SDR family oxidoreductase: MPTVLILGAASDMAVAIAQKFAATGYDLQLAARKVERLQPLQSDISIRTGRTVSLLEFDALNFGSHHTFFHALAQKPDVVICVFGYLGDNETARNSWQESEKIIHTNYTGAVSILNVVGQYFAAQKKGVIAGISSVAGERGRQSNYIYGSAKAGFTAYLSGMRNRLFHEGVHVASIQPGFVYTRMTENLTLPPLLTAQPAQVADTVYAAVTKKKNVVYVKWFWRWIMLIIKSIPEFIFKKLKL; this comes from the coding sequence ATGCCAACAGTATTGATCCTCGGCGCGGCATCGGATATGGCCGTGGCGATAGCCCAGAAATTTGCAGCAACAGGATACGACCTTCAGCTGGCAGCCCGCAAAGTGGAACGCCTGCAACCGCTGCAATCGGATATCAGCATTCGTACCGGTCGCACCGTCAGCCTCCTGGAATTTGACGCACTCAACTTTGGTTCGCACCATACTTTCTTCCATGCCCTGGCGCAGAAGCCGGATGTGGTGATCTGTGTGTTCGGTTACCTGGGCGACAATGAAACTGCCCGCAACAGCTGGCAGGAGAGTGAAAAGATCATCCATACCAACTATACCGGCGCGGTATCTATCCTCAACGTGGTGGGCCAGTACTTTGCAGCGCAGAAAAAAGGCGTGATTGCCGGCATCAGCTCCGTGGCCGGAGAACGTGGCCGCCAGAGCAACTATATCTATGGCAGCGCCAAAGCCGGCTTTACTGCCTATCTGTCTGGTATGCGTAACCGCTTATTTCATGAAGGTGTGCATGTGGCCAGCATCCAGCCCGGCTTTGTATATACGCGGATGACGGAAAACCTGACACTGCCGCCCCTGCTCACGGCACAGCCGGCGCAGGTGGCCGATACCGTCTATGCAGCCGTCACTAAAAAGAAGAACGTAGTATATGTGAAATGGTTCTGGCGCTGGATCATGCTGATCATCAAATCCATCCCTGAATTCATTTTCAAAAAACTGAAACTTTGA
- a CDS encoding HAD-IB family hydrolase: MSRRIAFFDFDGTITNKDTLLEMIRYHAGSTRYWLGFALNSPFLVAFRLGLLGNQQAKEIMLRYFFGRMPADAFAVVCRRFAEEKIPAMIRPKALQEIQKLQAAGAEVVIVSASPEDWIRPWSEALGLCLMATRLETKAGQLTGRISGNNCHGEEKVRRIREGYNLADYNEIYCYGDTKGDKPMLSLATFSFYQPFR, encoded by the coding sequence TTGAGCAGAAGGATCGCCTTTTTTGATTTCGACGGCACCATCACCAATAAGGATACCCTGCTGGAAATGATCCGCTACCATGCCGGCAGTACCCGCTACTGGCTTGGGTTTGCGCTGAACAGCCCTTTCCTGGTGGCTTTCAGGCTGGGCCTGCTGGGCAACCAGCAAGCCAAGGAGATCATGCTGCGCTATTTTTTCGGCAGGATGCCGGCGGATGCTTTTGCTGTTGTCTGCCGCCGTTTTGCAGAAGAAAAAATACCGGCCATGATCAGGCCAAAGGCCCTGCAGGAGATCCAAAAGCTGCAGGCTGCCGGCGCGGAAGTGGTGATTGTATCCGCTTCGCCGGAAGACTGGATCAGGCCCTGGAGTGAGGCGCTGGGCCTGTGCCTGATGGCCACCCGCCTGGAAACAAAGGCCGGTCAGCTCACCGGCCGGATCAGCGGGAATAACTGTCACGGGGAAGAAAAAGTACGGCGCATCCGCGAAGGGTATAATTTAGCAGACTACAACGAAATATACTGTTACGGAGATACAAAAGGTGACAAGCCGATGTTATCGCTTGCCACCTTTTCATTTTATCAACCATTCAGGTAA
- a CDS encoding PKD domain-containing protein: MKHLLLLTTVLLCLAVSGQQVAKSIPVSANEIIGFYEYKPTDYDSEDQSIKHPLIIFLHGGGEKGNGTTELSKVATNGIPTNIKNGHNMRFTWNGKTETFIVLSPQLNGTKYGWWYDFITDSLISYATRNLRIDTNRIILTGLSMGGGGTWAYAGGKLSQAQKLAAIGISCGACQDVNWCNIANANLPTWAFHAEDDNSTAPVGCTKSTINKINDCKPAVVPYATYWATGGHGIWGRVYSTDYSYQNPNIYEWFLGQDKSKPVNKRPLANAGPDMTISTTTGSVNLSGAKSKDEDGKLVRYIWRKVSGPTGGAISIPVSEDGVTRVTGLTTPGTYQFELKAVDDRADWSFDQVNITVVNGSAPNVPPVTQAGTDQTVIYPEADLNGTKSYDPDGTVVAYNWRKVDGPEVYTLSGASTSQPIVKDMLIGVYKFELEATDNMGARTKDTVTINATATILPVSLLYFRAAANGQQTQLVWGTENEDGFELYEVEASTNSVDFSTVASIQGSERPAGQQNYSWTDTRGYPYYRLKITARSSRIRYSAIVRVDRQAAAISLEFFPNPVQHQLSVLLNDPEKGVLRARLFSMDGKLARQQQWNKNQELMAVSMDTRGLTTGIYFLEVTLGNRKKEVRKIVKQ; the protein is encoded by the coding sequence ATGAAACACCTTTTACTCCTTACCACTGTATTGCTATGCCTTGCTGTGTCTGGCCAGCAGGTAGCTAAGAGCATCCCCGTTTCCGCCAACGAGATCATCGGCTTCTATGAGTACAAGCCCACTGATTATGACAGCGAAGACCAGTCTATCAAACACCCGCTCATCATCTTCCTGCATGGCGGCGGCGAAAAAGGGAACGGCACCACGGAATTATCCAAGGTAGCGACCAACGGTATTCCCACCAACATCAAGAATGGCCACAACATGCGCTTTACCTGGAATGGCAAAACCGAAACCTTTATTGTATTAAGTCCCCAGCTCAATGGCACCAAGTATGGCTGGTGGTATGATTTCATTACAGATTCGCTGATCAGTTACGCCACGCGCAACCTGCGCATTGATACCAACCGGATCATCCTCACCGGCCTGAGCATGGGCGGTGGCGGCACCTGGGCCTATGCCGGCGGTAAATTATCACAAGCGCAGAAGCTGGCTGCTATCGGCATCAGCTGCGGCGCCTGCCAGGATGTTAACTGGTGTAATATCGCCAACGCCAACCTGCCCACCTGGGCATTTCATGCAGAGGACGATAACAGTACTGCCCCTGTAGGTTGTACCAAGAGCACCATTAACAAGATCAATGATTGCAAGCCCGCAGTGGTGCCCTACGCCACTTACTGGGCCACCGGCGGTCACGGTATCTGGGGACGTGTATATTCCACCGATTACAGTTATCAGAACCCGAATATCTATGAATGGTTCCTGGGGCAGGACAAATCAAAGCCCGTCAACAAAAGGCCTCTTGCCAATGCCGGTCCTGATATGACCATCTCCACTACCACCGGCAGCGTGAACCTCAGCGGCGCCAAATCGAAAGATGAGGACGGTAAACTGGTGCGCTATATCTGGAGAAAAGTATCCGGCCCCACCGGCGGCGCCATCAGCATTCCCGTTTCCGAAGACGGCGTTACCAGGGTCACCGGACTGACCACTCCCGGCACCTACCAGTTTGAACTGAAAGCGGTGGACGACCGGGCCGACTGGTCCTTTGACCAGGTGAACATCACCGTGGTCAATGGCTCAGCACCCAATGTGCCTCCCGTAACCCAGGCAGGGACGGATCAGACCGTGATCTACCCCGAAGCGGACCTGAACGGCACTAAATCCTATGATCCCGATGGCACCGTAGTAGCCTATAACTGGAGAAAAGTAGATGGCCCCGAAGTGTATACCCTGTCCGGCGCCAGCACTTCCCAACCCATTGTAAAGGATATGCTGATAGGCGTGTATAAGTTTGAGCTGGAAGCCACCGACAATATGGGCGCCAGAACAAAAGATACCGTTACCATCAACGCCACTGCCACCATCCTGCCGGTAAGCCTGCTGTACTTCAGGGCTGCGGCCAACGGCCAGCAAACACAGCTGGTATGGGGCACGGAGAATGAGGACGGCTTTGAATTGTACGAAGTAGAAGCATCCACCAACAGCGTTGACTTCAGTACGGTGGCCAGTATCCAGGGAAGCGAAAGGCCTGCCGGCCAGCAGAATTATAGCTGGACTGACACCAGGGGCTATCCCTACTATCGCTTAAAGATCACGGCCCGCAGCAGCAGGATCCGCTACTCGGCCATTGTCCGGGTTGACCGCCAGGCGGCGGCTATTTCCCTGGAGTTCTTTCCCAACCCCGTCCAGCACCAGTTGTCCGTATTGCTCAATGACCCGGAAAAAGGCGTATTGCGCGCCCGGCTCTTCAGCATGGATGGTAAGCTGGCCCGGCAGCAGCAGTGGAACAAGAACCAGGAGCTGATGGCCGTGTCCATGGATACCCGCGGACTCACTACCGGTATTTATTTCCTGGAAGTGACCCTGGGCAACCGCAAAAAAGAAGTGCGTAAGATCGTAAAACAATAA
- a CDS encoding DUF4136 domain-containing protein — protein sequence MKSIILTISTAVSVLVLAGCSKEPLNNLTEEESRIYITNHDSTVNFGSYTTFSVADSVAVISNNRLEGKALTAYDAAIIAAVKAELQARGYTPVSKDANPDLGINISRVYNSSTGLISYPDYWGGYGGYWDPFYWGYGGYGYYFPTYYGSYTITEGALSIDALDLKDASADKQIMGVWNGLVRGTGIFRESNAAGQAKALFDQSAYFSVSQ from the coding sequence ATGAAAAGTATCATCTTGACCATCAGCACAGCGGTGTCGGTACTCGTGCTTGCCGGATGTTCCAAAGAACCGCTGAACAACCTGACCGAGGAGGAAAGCAGGATCTATATCACCAACCACGATAGCACGGTGAATTTTGGTTCCTATACAACTTTCAGCGTAGCGGATTCCGTAGCGGTGATCAGCAATAATCGCCTGGAAGGGAAAGCGCTTACGGCCTATGATGCCGCCATCATTGCGGCCGTAAAGGCGGAGTTGCAGGCCCGGGGTTATACGCCTGTCAGCAAGGACGCCAACCCTGATCTTGGCATCAATATCAGCCGGGTCTATAACAGTTCTACCGGCCTGATCAGTTACCCGGATTACTGGGGTGGTTATGGCGGTTACTGGGATCCTTTTTACTGGGGCTACGGTGGGTATGGCTATTATTTCCCCACTTACTATGGCTCCTATACCATCACGGAGGGCGCGTTGTCCATTGATGCGCTGGACCTGAAAGATGCCAGTGCTGACAAACAGATCATGGGTGTCTGGAACGGGCTGGTGCGTGGCACCGGTATTTTCCGGGAGTCCAATGCAGCCGGACAGGCAAAAGCCTTGTTTGATCAGTCGGCCTATTTTTCCGTGAGTCAATAA
- a CDS encoding outer membrane beta-barrel protein encodes MKQVRLIALLLTGIAVAALAPGAVQAQQGTVKLNVNYNISSPLGDLKDFVSNTSYRGWTGSVLYSVTDKVSVGLGTGYQDFYQKYPRDNYKLSSGEDISAVVSNSLQTIPILATGQYSFSPESSIQPYVGLGIGGNLVLYRQFLGEFGSDGTKFSFAARPEAGVYIPFRKGGPAGITVNAAYNYMPFNSFGISGLNNWGGGIGVKFPLR; translated from the coding sequence ATGAAACAGGTTCGTTTAATAGCCCTGCTGCTGACCGGAATAGCAGTGGCCGCCCTGGCGCCAGGCGCCGTGCAGGCCCAGCAGGGAACGGTGAAGCTGAATGTGAACTACAATATCAGCAGCCCCCTGGGCGATCTCAAGGATTTTGTCAGCAATACTTCTTACCGTGGCTGGACAGGCTCCGTGCTGTACAGCGTGACGGATAAGGTATCGGTAGGTCTGGGAACGGGCTACCAGGATTTTTACCAGAAGTATCCCCGCGACAATTACAAGCTTTCTTCCGGCGAGGACATCTCTGCCGTGGTGAGTAATTCCCTGCAAACCATTCCTATCCTGGCTACCGGTCAGTATAGTTTTTCTCCTGAATCCAGTATCCAGCCTTATGTAGGACTGGGCATTGGTGGCAACCTCGTGTTGTACCGGCAGTTCCTGGGAGAGTTTGGCAGTGACGGCACCAAGTTCAGCTTTGCCGCCCGACCCGAAGCTGGCGTTTATATTCCTTTCCGGAAAGGTGGTCCTGCGGGTATTACCGTGAATGCCGCCTACAACTATATGCCCTTTAACAGCTTTGGTATTTCCGGGCTGAACAACTGGGGTGGCGGCATTGGTGTAAAATTCCCATTGCGCTAA
- a CDS encoding YqgE/AlgH family protein — protein sequence MIPPGPGTLLIAEPFLKDPNFMRTVVFLCDHQEEGSFGFVINRSFEHTLDELMNDLDEKIPVFYGGPVQMDTIHFLHQYPALIPGSFEVMDGIYWGGDFETAITLLKEGSLDLSKIRFYIGYSGWGNGQLNDELKEKSWLTAPATRKLVFHQKTEEIWKDSLKHLGGDYELMANFPIDPQLN from the coding sequence ATGATTCCACCAGGCCCAGGGACGTTGTTAATAGCGGAGCCTTTCTTAAAAGACCCGAATTTCATGCGAACAGTGGTCTTTCTATGCGATCACCAGGAAGAAGGCAGCTTTGGGTTTGTCATCAACCGCAGTTTTGAGCATACACTGGATGAGCTCATGAATGACCTGGACGAAAAGATCCCCGTTTTTTATGGCGGCCCGGTACAGATGGACACCATCCATTTTCTTCACCAGTACCCTGCCCTCATTCCCGGTAGCTTTGAGGTCATGGACGGCATTTACTGGGGCGGCGATTTTGAAACAGCCATCACCCTGCTTAAAGAAGGTTCCCTTGACCTCAGCAAGATCCGCTTCTATATCGGTTATTCCGGCTGGGGCAACGGCCAGCTCAATGATGAGCTGAAAGAGAAATCCTGGCTCACCGCACCCGCCACCCGCAAGCTGGTGTTCCATCAGAAAACAGAAGAGATCTGGAAGGATTCTCTCAAACACCTGGGCGGCGATTATGAGCTGATGGCCAATTTCCCGATCGATCCCCAGCTGAACTGA
- a CDS encoding HAMP domain-containing sensor histidine kinase, whose protein sequence is MQLRKVFPVIIVLISFSLIGTIYVQYNWLLTMVAEKQQEFKLKIPRAMGDVAQSLMEQKSTLPSLKNFRSKPGLSWPAEQFRLELMRPPTIAEKYTEFEIREKLQRAFDSYDGLRGIKFEFAITANLHLTHYELKSPNFVEHWEDSVNNLQFLYLFQPESGSDLENLVPEEVMMVVVPDARELALKDMRWMIIGAIFFTLMIISTFYVTVSALLRQKKMSEIKNDFINNMTHEFKTPLATISLAVDALRNDKVIQDRQKMDYFSGIIKEENKRMNKHVETILQAAVMDRQELQLNMQPLHVHDLVHEILDNYILQLQDKGGETELNLNAFDDRIEADPVHFRNLISNLIDNAVKYSKDNLLIRITTHSSNKSLLIRIEDNGIGMNKETVRRIFEKFYRAHTGNIHNVKGFGLGLSYVKTIVDAHHGKIKVESVVGKGSAFTLEFPLKKLAE, encoded by the coding sequence TTGCAACTAAGGAAAGTATTTCCTGTAATCATTGTACTGATCAGTTTTTCACTGATCGGCACCATTTATGTTCAGTACAACTGGCTGCTGACCATGGTGGCAGAGAAGCAACAGGAATTTAAGCTGAAGATACCAAGGGCTATGGGTGATGTGGCCCAATCGCTCATGGAGCAGAAGAGCACCCTCCCTTCCCTCAAGAATTTCCGCAGCAAGCCAGGTCTTAGCTGGCCGGCCGAACAGTTCCGCCTGGAGCTGATGCGTCCGCCTACCATTGCGGAAAAATATACCGAGTTTGAGATCCGGGAAAAACTGCAGCGTGCTTTTGATTCTTACGACGGGCTGCGGGGCATCAAATTCGAGTTTGCCATTACGGCCAACCTGCACCTGACGCATTATGAGCTGAAGTCGCCCAACTTTGTGGAGCACTGGGAAGACAGTGTCAACAACCTGCAGTTCCTGTACCTTTTCCAGCCGGAGAGCGGCAGTGACCTGGAGAACCTGGTCCCCGAGGAAGTCATGATGGTGGTGGTGCCGGATGCGCGGGAACTGGCCCTGAAAGATATGCGCTGGATGATCATTGGCGCCATCTTTTTCACGCTCATGATCATCAGCACTTTCTATGTAACGGTCAGCGCCCTGCTGCGCCAGAAGAAGATGAGTGAGATCAAGAACGACTTCATCAATAACATGACGCACGAGTTCAAGACGCCATTGGCCACCATCTCTCTGGCGGTGGATGCCTTGCGGAATGATAAAGTGATACAGGACCGGCAGAAAATGGATTATTTCAGCGGCATCATCAAGGAAGAGAACAAGCGCATGAACAAACATGTGGAGACTATCCTCCAGGCGGCTGTAATGGATCGCCAGGAGTTGCAGCTGAATATGCAGCCGCTCCATGTGCACGACCTGGTACACGAGATCCTCGACAACTACATTCTACAGCTGCAGGATAAAGGCGGCGAAACGGAGCTTAACCTGAATGCCTTTGACGACCGGATTGAAGCCGATCCCGTGCATTTCCGGAACCTGATCTCCAACCTGATCGACAACGCCGTTAAATACTCCAAAGACAACCTGCTGATCCGGATCACCACGCACAGCAGCAACAAGAGCCTGCTGATCCGCATTGAGGACAATGGTATTGGTATGAACAAAGAAACGGTCCGCCGGATCTTTGAAAAATTCTACCGGGCGCATACCGGTAATATCCACAATGTAAAAGGATTTGGCCTGGGGCTGAGTTATGTGAAGACCATTGTAGATGCCCACCATGGCAAGATCAAGGTGGAGTCTGTAGTAGGCAAGGGCTCGGCGTTTACGCTGGAGTTCCCGCTGAAGAAGCTGGCGGAGTAA